In Gadus chalcogrammus isolate NIFS_2021 chromosome 1, NIFS_Gcha_1.0, whole genome shotgun sequence, one DNA window encodes the following:
- the LOC130388330 gene encoding RING finger protein 223, with protein sequence MVPWPALHAPPPAPGRERERERERERERERERERERERERERERERERERERERQGRERAIPPAEGSNVHRLRAMDQPQQVWSTQLEPGPGEVGPSGGAPGEGDGDSRASVCSQPECSICFNTYDNVFKTPKLLDCTHTFCLECLSRLMAVTGTPDQDQGAGGGADGSAVPAPGQLSCPFCRQHTTLSELGPPALATSREVLCKLPRHQQHEEPVWLEGEKLCYKSPDPDAGSAQSAGRAPSSSFCICIDIGANKAAEAAAAPGQRRRSPGVFERLTDWKRLLVFVLLTLVLVVVVLWPLQCILTTGNMHCKTNKHVDGNTPSPTPTPPALALSSFGYTTAASHR encoded by the exons ATGGTTCCTTGGCCTGCTCTGCATG caccaccaccagcgcctgggagagagagagagagagagagagagagagagagagagagagagagagagagagagagagagagagagagagagagagagagagagagagagagagagagagagagagagagagagaggcaagggaGAGAGCGCGCCATCCCGCCAGCAGAGGGATCCAACGTCCACCGCCTCCGAGCCATGGACCAGCCACAGCAGGTGTGGAGCACCCAGCTGGAACCGGGCCCCGGCGAGGTGGGCCCCAGCGGGGGGGCCCCCGGCGAGGGCGACGGCGACAGCCGCGCCTCGGTGTGCAGCCAGCCCGAGTGCTCCATCTGCTTCAACACCTACGACAACGTGTTCAAGACCCCCAAGCTGCTGGACTGCACCCACACCTTCTGCCTGGAGTGCCTCTCCCGCCTCATGGCCGTGACGGGCACCCCTGACCAGGACCAGggcgccgggggcggggccgacggGAGCGCCGTCCCCGCCCCCGGGCAGCTCTCGTGCCCCTTCTGCCGCCAGCACACCACGCTGTCGGAGCTGGGGCCCCCGGCGCTGGCCACCAGCAGGGAGGTGCTGTGCAAGCTGCCGCGCCACCAGCAGCACGAGGAGCCCGTGTGGCTGGAGGGCGAGAAGCTGTGCTACAAGAGCCCGGACCCGGACGCCGGCAGCGCCCAGAGCGCCGGccgcgccccctcctcctccttctgcatcTGCATCGACATCGGCGCCAACAAGGCggccgaggcggcggcggcgccgggccAGCGGCGCCGGAGCCCGGGGGTGTTTGAGCGCCTGACCGACTGGAAGCGGCTGCTGGTGTTCGTGCTGCTGacgctggtgctggtggtggtggtgctgtggcCCCTGCAGTGCATCCTAACCACCGGCAACATGCACTGCAAGACCAACAAGCACGTAGACGGcaacacccccagccccacccccacccccccggcccTGGCCCTCAGCTCCTTCGGCTACACGACCGCCGCGTCCCACCGCTGA